The sequence CTAGAAGGGATTCCAGTAATAGCTTCAGTAAGAGATTACACAAACCTGAGAGACATTTGTAAATAGAAAGGATGCTTGACGTtagattttgggtttttttaattaatcctGCATTGGAAAACTACCACAAGGGAATTTACACGTTGGTGCACAATaaaaggactgttgtggttAGCAGGCACTTTACCTTCCGTGATTTCTTTTGCATGATCAAATTTATGTGCACACATTTTTAACAACACAGCATGAgattaacttttaatttcatgtgaTTAAGAATATTCCTAGTTCAACATCCCAAATGAACTTGGATATTAAAGTGTAGGAAGGTTTAGACTGTATAGTTGGTGTAATAGTCACTTTCTTCCACTGAATTTCATCTTTCTGCTACTGACTTCCAGAAACAACATaaatcagcagcagcatttaGCTTTCCAGCATGACTGATGGTTTATGTTAGAAAATTTAGCTTACACTAAGACATTGTTGTacaaagtcttttctttttccactaaaaaaagttgtttatgTCATTTCTTACAGTCAAACCCAATTCACCGgtcctttcttgtttttctcacAACATTTACCTCGACGATCTGACAGTATTTTCACAAGGCTGTAAGTTTAGTTAAGGATGCTTAGAAGATGTTTGTATCAGTAgctgtaaaaatacaaacaggaaAGTCTACTGAATGGAAGACAATATCTGGTATCAGTTTTCCTACAGAGATAATGTTACAAAGGttcttttatataaacattttcattaggGAATTTCATGGTGATTTATAGTGCCCTGTCAGGAGATAAATCCCACATGAGATTTGAGATAGCTAAATAGTGGATCTGTCGTTCTGTAATTGTAGGGGGGGGTGAGGCGGGGGTCACTCTTCTGATCTTGATGGGTTATGGAGATACGGGGATGATACAACTCCCATTAAAGTTACTGGaaggggaaacaaacaaactttaGAAGTTTTAGGGACAAAAACATGGCAGTTTATAGGTCTCTAAGTTAATCTTCAAGCTGAAACGCATCACCTTTCTGCTAATGTACTGAGTAAAATAGAATGCAAGAAATTTTGGAGAATTCATAAGGCTTGAATTTGAAAAATCACTTTAGAAATGAGGACTtcattcctcttcctcctttcctggTGCAGCTGGGCCAATGCCAACATCACTACACAATTTTTGGTTACAAAATGGATCtggctttttgtttaaaagataATAATACTTGTTACAGCTTGCTAATATTCATTCCAGGTGATTTTTATCACTGGTTATAATACGCTTATTTTCCCCTTATCACTTTAGCTATAATTGGTTGGTTTAATACACAGAGCACACATCCTCCATGCTGCctgcttaattattttcatgtctttttatGTCGCATTTCTCAGAACAATAATTATGTCAGATCATAAATCCTGTCTTACAGTGACACAAATAAAAACCTGACAGATGGTGGTACTTGCTTTATAATGTGGAGCAAGGTGATTCAGTTTAACTAAACGCttaatttatttctacttaGTTTAATTAATTCAGCTTAATTATTTAACCTATTAACCAAAGGTTAATTAAATTGAATCTGAAGCACTCtcttattatatttatattgctttttttgaggggggggaATGGGACTAGTGTTTCATTACCTCTCTTGCTCATTAATGTTAGTGCTGCTGTTGCTCTTTCTTGAAACGTTTGTTTTCTCCAGGGCCAAGTTAATCCATAATTCAGCGCTAATGGTAAATCAGCTGTGCATTACCCACTGCGCACCCTCCAAACGGTGACGCCAGGGTTCGCATGCCAGGGCTGGATTGCACTGTCTGGCTGCGGTTAGCATCGGGTAACCAAAACTACTGCCGGAATGCACCCTAAATAGCCATCTTCTAAAAATATGTCCCTGCTCTTCTTCCCAACCTGCGAAGAGAGGTGGCAGCCCCATTTCTAAATGCTTCTTAAGGCTCTTTTGAACAGCACCTTGAAAAATGAAAGTCCAAAGCAAAGGCTACAGTGCAAACCATCCAAGATGTTAAAATCAAATTCAACAAACTCAAGCCCAAGAGCTATTAGGAGCAGCCCACTGGTGCGGTCACAGCTGAACTGCCCCTACCCAAGGAAGTCATGGGCACCTGCAGTGCCTGCCCTCACCCAAAGGTCTACCATGGGCTCATCCACAAACCGTTCTCTCTCCAAAAAACATACATAATAGTGATAGTCTAGAAAAGCAAGGGTCAGGGACTAGAGATACCTCTGCTGCCTGTatactttattttcctcaaaCATGCTGACGGCTAGGCAGCTAAGCATCAGCGCCAGCAGGCTGCGTCGGTGACGGGGCACAACCACAGCCACCCTGAGAGGGGATGGAGTCCCTGCACATCTAAATGTGACCCACACATGCTGGCAGATGAAGATGTGGATGGTCATGACGAGTCAGGGAGCCTGGCAACCTCCAAGGGAAAGGACCAGACCATTCTTAAGAGCCCCTTAACCCAAAAATCCACCTACTGACTTTGCAAATGCGAGCTCGGGGAGCGCAAGAGGGGAATCTGCACAAAGCCTCCAGAACTGGTTTGAATTTCTCCAGCACTTCAGGGATTTGAATTCCATCCAGAGATTTTAATTCCACCTCTATAGCACTGCAAACTCCATACCCATAACCCACAGCCCAAGACCCACTCAGAAGTCCCACTCTGGAGCAGGGGCATCTGTTGCAAAAGCGCCCACTGGGTGCTACCTTCATCCCAAGCACCCACAGATGCTCAAGAATCAAACCTGCCCCCTTCAGGCTTAGATTTAACAAGTCCCTGCTAAGCACAAAGCTGAATGAGATCACATCTGGTCTAGGGCCAGAAAGTAATGGTGGGGTAACGGTTTTATTGGCTTTTAGAGAAGGAGCTGTTTGatttcagagagagagagagagaagagtcAACAGCAACATTCACTCCTGCTAATCTCATTTCCAGAAGCATGCTGAGTGAGAAGGCGCTTGGGCACAAAGCTTTGCTCGATTGCTGTCTGTTTATCCGGGATTACGTTAGGAGCCCAAGACGCATCTGAAAACAGCCCATGGCAAGAACTAGGGCTTTGCAAATGGCTTCTGCAGCATCAGGTTTTCGGGAAGAGATATTCCAGTGTTTCCAGCAAGTTGTTGGCTGGATGGCAGCCAGTTTGCTCAGTACAAGTGCTTCAGAATTAACAGAATAGATGTGCAGGAAAGGGAAGATTTAAAGACCTAAAAATAGctcatttttgttaaaaaaaaaaaaaaaaaaaaagagctttatttAGATGCACAGGTTTTAGCTATGCAAATCTAAGACAGTCTTAAGGCAAGCACTGCAGCTAACAGGTGTTGATTAGATAATCTGGTTCATTTGGTTCATTTAAAATAACGTATTTACCTTAAGCAAAAAGATCAAATGCAGAATGCTGAATCTGGCCTGGGCAAAGGGCTCCTCTAAGGGGGAAACTGCAGCAGAAGTTAGTCTGACGATGATCTGCCCCACTGTCCACAAAAGCTACTTTTAAGACTCAAATTACCACCAAATCTGGTATTAACAGCTCTTTATTTCAGTGTCAACAACACAAAAAGAGGGCTTGCATTTTGACATCAAAACCATGCAAAGCACCTATACACTGAGAATAAGATATTGAACAAGTGCCTCTCTCCTGCTACATGTGGAAAATTTGGCAGGAAGACTGAGTTTTCCTGTACGTTCTGCTCTATCCTTCCATAAATCAACCAGCTGTGAGGGGTGATAATTAACCTTCATTCCAAATCAAATAATTTGCCACTGAACAGTATTCCACGCTGCCCTAAGCTGCTCAAGGATGCTTCTGTAAACTTCATCAAGGACCCAGTTCTGCTCTCGGTTTAAAAGGACAAAGTCCCAAACACCTCCAGCTACAGGAACAGACTTTAATCAGAGGTACTGAATTAATGGTGAGCAGAATTTGGCTCAAAGGATGAATGTCTCCTCCATACACAGGCCCAAAAAAGGCCGTTATTAATGTCCCGGACAGAGGGATGTAGGGACCACCCTAGGCTCAGAGAATTGTCACGTGCACAGAGGACAACTAGACATCCCAGACTATTAAAAAACAGTggtatagaaaaataaaaggcaaaaaatattgAACCAAAAAGGTTCCAAATAAGGCATCAGCAGGTCCCGACTGGATGTGCTCCCATTACATACATCACCCTCCCAGCCAGGGTGGTTAGGAACGATGCATTAGGATTGTGTTTCTGATCTCAATCACTAAGCACTATGAGCAACCAGAAGGGTTCAAGTTctcattgaaaaagaaaaaaaaccaaacccaaaccacaaaaacaaggAGTATTCTTTTTGGTAAgtatttcttagaaaataaaataaaaacagtaaagcaatttttttaaatgattctttaaaaaaagacaacattcctgtaaagtaaaaatatatatatatagaaatagaatataattttttgtttttaaaaaagacattcagTATCATGTCAGCGGATTCTGATCAACTTCCCATCCGTCTTCTGCAATAACCGCTGCTTGTTAAGGCAAAACGTCAGGTTGGCACCATTACAACAGCTGAATCAAACTGGCCGAAGGCtaagcagagcaggcagcacgCCGGCGTCAGCGAGGCTGCTTCTCCCGCACGCTGACCGAGCCATCCTCCATGCCAAAGTACACCACCTCTGCCATGTCGATGAAGAGTCCAGTCTCCACCACACCTGGGGAACAAGAGTTCACCTGCCTGTTAATGCCAGAGCCACCCCACTGCTTGAATCCTCTCCTCTGCCcgtggttttgtttgttaaaagGCACCAATGCCTCCATCAGAGGTTTGGAGAGAGGTGTCCAACCTGGGTGATGTTGCATCAGCTGCACAGGAAGCCTCTGAGAAGTCTTTTCCATGTGGCCACCCCTAGAAGAAACTCTCCAGAGAGTGAGAAACAACGCCTAAAGCTCCCCCCAACATTCATACCACCCCAGCCACCACCATTACACCACAACCACAAGCATGGCATTTTCAGCCATCTGAAGACCCATGGGAGCAAGAGGAAGCTACGTGCAGCCACAGGCTTACTCACTTTGCTTTAAACACATCTAAAACACTACCCTGATAGCTAACACTTCTTCAAATGCTAAGACTCCGCAGATCTGATGCTACCTCTGCAATTTGTAGCCCATTTGCCAACGTACTTTTGGTTGCATTTAATTATGGGGTGCTTCTACCTTCACAGCGATCACTGAGCCACAGCCAGAGGCCAGAAAGGTGGAAAGAAACGGAGGACAAGGGTTACCACAAGCGCAAGGTGGCCGGAGCCCTGCTAGCACCGCTGTATTTAGGCTTTACCAGTTCTGCTCATCCACTTCTGGGTAGGGAAGATGCTCTTCTTCCCCTTAGCAGGTCCATTTCTGAGCAGCAAATTGTGCTGAGACCATCTCCACACCAATACGATGGAACAGGTCTCATCATTTACTGCTCGTCTCTCAATGAAAAGAGATGCAAGGAAGAAGtccttgctgttttgtttgcaaacagcatAACTGGCCACTGTTGCTTTCTTGCATGGAAACAGCTCTCATGATGTAGACATTTGTACAGCAATGGGCAGCAACCACATTAGGATATGGAGCACCACACCAGGGACAGCCCAGACCAGCAGCGGTCACCAGTTCATTTAGATCCGTCACTGGTTCATTTAGATGTGCTCCTGCCAAAGGTACAAACTTGCCATCtactgctggctgccagcaaaTACAAGGTAATTATTCAGATTGCAAAGACACTGGGACAAATGAGGGCAGAGGTAGCATCCTAGCATTTTGCTCctagagcaggaaaaaagaaaatgggtgTATTTTCAGTAAGTCAGCCTTATATCAGCATTGAGGGAAGCAAAGCCACTGAACAGAAGCAACTAGAAGTTACTGGTGACTCTTCACCCAGCTTTCACCATGGCCTCTGCCTGCTCTTGTATTTTAACTGTGATGCCAGGACAATATATTGCTGCTTTATGGGGATGCTGAGGTTCATGCAGCAGGATCCCAAACTGTTCCTGCACGCTCTGACAATGCACAAACAGTGAGTGAAGGCAGCTGTGTTATGGACTTAGGGCCAGGCAGGTATCTGGTATAAACTCAAAGACAGAAGACACAACCGTATTCAATTCAATTCAAAAGCTGACCAGATTCAAGACCAGACTTTGCCAAGATAACCAGAAAGATATCCAGACGTGGCTCAGCCAGTCTGCCTGCTGATTCACTGAGGTCCATAGAGTGCCATTGCCCCTGGGCAGGCTTGGATTGTCCAGAagcagctccaggctgggcagcaggtcTCATGCAGGGCAGGAGTCCTTGCAAGGAGGctgttttgtttgcaaacagcacaATCAGCCATTGCTTCTCTCTTGCACAGCAATAGCTAGGACACACTGCACCCTCACACCATAGCCTGTAGGACTATGCAACGGTACTGGGATGCAGAGCTGTAAGCAGCTTCAGGAAAATACTGTAACCCAGTGTGAACCCTCCCTCGAGTCCACCAGTGTTTCCATTAAAAGTTCATCTCTAAATGGGCACAGGGAGAGTAAGGAAGAGCACAGGACTGGTGTGCCTAATGGGAAACGGTGTCATAAGTCATCCGGCATCACCCCAGGTTTTCACTACCATATGGAAATGCCACGTGGGTACAGTTGTACTAATTCAGCTGATAGATCTCTCAAGCAGAAACAAGTGTAGAGACCCATAAGAGGGCAgtcaacacacacacacagggcagtaaacacacatgcacattccTGCCCATCCAGGGGAGAGCTCCCATGGTCAGGGCTGTCTAGCACGGACCCAGCCTTAGCCAgcttttggtttttgggtttttttatctaAATCACAGGCATTACCTGGTATCATTTTTATAGCGGTGTTCACTTCACTCCATTCATGAACCTTGTCAAACTTCCAGTCCAGGATGAAGTTCCCATTGTCTGTCACCACGGGGCCCTGGGAAGCAAACCCATTTGTCACCACCTTGTCTACTGAGCCCAGCAGGGACTGTCACAGCCCTCACCGGGACCACCCATCCCTGCTGCAACAGTTTAGAGAGAATCAACGTTCAAGTAAATCAGAGCAGCCTACAGTAAGCCTGTAAGTAAAAACATCACCCAAGGCAACTGCCCATTCCTCATTCTCCTGCATACAGATGATCATGCAGAAGCTGGAAACAACACTGCAATTTCACCCCTGCAACAGGGGGTCTTTTTTGCAAGAGTAAAGCTAGATTAACATCCTAAAAAGGCTACTGCAGGCAACAGAAGCCAAAGTAAGACCGCTCTGCCCCAGTGATAACAGCAAGCTGCTGGTTGCCGTGGGGAGGTTTTGGAGCTGAAGAACTGCTGGACTCCAGCATCCCAGATGCGCTCAGCACTCTCTCAAGGCCAACAGAAGGAGCAATGGGGTGCTTTCAACAGAGCAaaggcagctggggctgagggcaATGTGTTTTAGCAGCACCGAGTAGGGTTTGCAACTACACACGCCAGGAGGGACCAGCATCCTCCAAGGACACAGCTCGTGCTCTAGCAGCACCGATGTGAATACCCTGAGCGAGGCTGGTCTCAAGTTCACAGAGGACGACAAGTTTGCTTTTCTCAGGCATCAAATGCAACCTCCAGAGCCTCTTGGGATTAGACACATCAAAAACAAGTATTCAGCCTTCAGGCGTTAACTCCAGCCATTACTGCAGAcagccttccccttcccttgcCACACACCATGGGCTGGCGAAGCCCTGCTGCCCAGGTCAGGACAGGACAGCGGCAGCAGAGACAAAGcagcttcagttttaatttaGTCTGGCTCCTTGTGGCACAGAGAAGCCTGGGATGGAGTGTGAGCTGCCCCTCCACTCAAGACCCTCTGGCAGTGCAGGCTGCCTTCCAGCGCCCCAGCATCCCCGCAGAGCGGCCGGTCAGGCCCGGACAGGCaatccctcccctccctgctcagGGATGTTTGCTTGAGGAGACATAAGCCAGAGAGGCTTTCAATGAGCAGCCTGAGCACCTAAACACACAGTTCATTAACCAAAGTATAATTAGGAGGAATTACACAAGACGCCACTCGCGGGAGTGAAAGCCCAGATTTAATTAGATGGAAGGCCAGACTGCTGGTCCTCCATTTGCCCACGTTCAGGTGGCTCCTCTGGGGAAGTGGGGCGGATCAGGGACACATACTGCTTTGCTAACAGCCATGCGCAGCTCCGCGGCACCTCCGAAGTTTTTGGTCAGGGCTCTGGTGACAGGGACGTAAGCCATGGGGATGACTTCAATAGGAATTCCCTTCTTCCATTGCTCCCCGAGGCTCTCTGATTTTTTCCTGAGGACACAGTTTGAGGTGGGATTAGCATCAGACAGTACCATTGCTAACACCATTCACTTCATCACATTGCCTCTTGCAAAACCCTCAGGGTAGGGCACAGCGGTCAGTTCACGTGTGCACACGTGTAGGAAGAACCAGTTTAATGCACGATGCTCAGTTCACTCATAAGCCGTTTTGACATGTTTTGGACAAGCAGGACACGAGTTGTTTTTTCAACAGCCCCGCAGCTGTATGTACAGAAGGGGAAATTTATTCAGTGCTGACAATCACTGAGCTCAAAAAGCAGCGCAGCTATTTCCTCACAAGCTCTGCTGACTCCTAAGCAGGCCTGCTGAgttgaaaattaagaaaaaaaagctaaactgAATTGCTGAAGCACTGAGAGCCAGGCTAATTTCCACCTATTCCTGCTCCCTTGACCCACTGGAAGGACAATAATAGCCTAACCTATCCAAATCACCCCACGGGACAGAGAGGTATaatgaatattaatattttcaccTGTAATCAGCAATAACAATGAAGCATTTTGCATATCCTGCAACTATCTTCTCCTGCGTCAAGCAGCCACTGCAAGAGGcggaaaaataattacaataataataaaaaaaaagccagaaaacatcAGACCACCCCTCAATGTGCCTGATGGCCTTGAATTCCAGTCCCCTCCATCATATTATTGCTGGGTTTGGTGCTGCTGTTGCCCCATGCCAgggctccttcccctgcctcacCACTGTATCCTCCTTGTCCCTTGCACACACACCTGGTCAGAAGCCATGTCCCACCACAGGGGCACGCACAGCCCCGCACAAGATCCCCTCAGCCTCTCCAGCCCACCCCAGAGGCATCTGCAGCCAGAAGAGGATGCTCAGAGGCCACCCGCCACCAGCACCATGTGCAGACAGACGGACAACAAGGCTCACCCGCCACCTTTGATAAGGTTGAGGTCAGAGTCCACTTCATCTGCTCCATCGATGGCAACGTCGAGCTATAGGAAGAGGAGAAATTTGGTGTGGAAGCTCTTCCTGTGTGGCATCCAGCGCTGCTCTTGGCACAGCTCGGGAGGGCATCAGGtcccaagcagcagccagaaacATCACTAGAGCTGAGACCACCTCATCACCAGCCAGAGATGGGCATCTGCTCAGCCACCCAAGGACGCCAGCTCCCACTAAACCACAGGCATTGtgacagcaggagaaagaaaagccaaaaccaacTGCTGGCCTGCAGGCACGTCACTTCAGACCCTAGCATCACTTAAGGACCAGCACACAAGCAGGGGCCTCCCAGGGAAAATCTTGGTGACATTTCAGCAACACAATATCCCTGTCTTGGGCCAGCAAGCATCAGCCTGGAAGAGATGCCAAACACCTCGAGGAATCAGCTCGGCAGCCTACCTGCCATCTAAAGGGACAACACTAAAACAAAACTAAGGCTTGGCAGGGGGGAAATAAACTAAACTAGTTCTCACGCACGTTCTGCAGTGCGGCTGCCTGAACTCTGGTCCTcagaggaggatgaggaagCCTCATGCTTTCATGAAGGACCAACTTAGAGGAAGGTCAGGTGAGGGCTCACCTCCGCAGTCCCACTTACCTCTGGGTGTCGGTCCAAGTCACTTAGCGTTAAGCCGTTCTGCAGGATCAGCTGACGGGCCTGCGCACCAAGAAGACAGCAAACACCATTtaccagcagcagaaaggaaaaacaggctCGTGGTGTCATTCCCCTGGCAGTTGCTTCACAGCTCCACCTTGAGCTGGCAgagaggctgcagccagcagcggGAACgcacagcaaggagaaaatgaTGCCTCCAGACCAGATTATTTTAATCCAAGGAAAACCCTGTTGCTGATTTGAACTAAAATGCTCAGGTGGTGCAACAGGACTCCTGGTTTGAGGTCTCTCAGTACTAAATAGAAGAGGCCCCATCAGCTTGGTGGGAATCACTTGTATCTAAGCATTAGAGCTGACATGGGATTTTTGACTCCCGTGTTTTTTCAGCTTGGACATCATTCTCCCTCACACCCATCCAGCCCCTCcaatttctttcagctgaaaaacgggagcaagaaaatgaaatctttaCATCATAGCAGTGCAGgaataacaatgaaaatatctttcatattggaaagaaacaacaacaaaaaaaaaaaaaggcagaaaaagaaaaacacgaGTCATGGGAAAAGTGTGGGAAACCTCCTGCAACAGCTGTTTGGTGGCTCTGATCTACTTTTACTGAAGTGGCCATGTATTTCCCTCTAGTGGCAATGGAACACAGAGCACCCCGTTACCCTCCACTCACTCTGTCAGTTTAAACAGGAGCTCAACCTTACAGAACCTTCAATTGCTTcaattttctgttacagatcATCACCTGAGTGAGACCCCTTCCCTGCACAGACTCTGCTCGCCTTCTAGCTCCAGCTAGACCAAGAAATGCCAGTGTGATAGCCTGGATCAACTGATTGCCCTGAATTTTACCCACTAACGCTAACAAAGAGCATCAGTTGCACGTGTTGGCACCCCATTAAACATTAAGAAGAGAGCAGGTGGAACTCCTGGCAATGAGCTGTAGTTGGAATCGTTTATCGTAGCATTTCATAGCATGCAGTTTTAACACACGTGGGCTGTGGGCTCTCGATCTGTGCACTAAGATTGCCCTAAGGactcacaaaataaaaagaataaaaaatcgGTGGGTTTACATTCATCACACAATGTC comes from Falco naumanni isolate bFalNau1 chromosome 1, bFalNau1.pat, whole genome shotgun sequence and encodes:
- the RPIA gene encoding ribose-5-phosphate isomerase, translating into MRLPGRLGPLRSTPLATRPPGRVRAGPVAGRRARAGGRRGGTMAEEAKRLAACAAVDKHVQNNQVLGIGSGSTIVHAVHRLAERVKEENLTIVCIPTSFQARQLILQNGLTLSDLDRHPELDVAIDGADEVDSDLNLIKGGGGCLTQEKIVAGYAKCFIVIADYRKKSESLGEQWKKGIPIEVIPMAYVPVTRALTKNFGGAAELRMAVSKAGPVVTDNGNFILDWKFDKVHEWSEVNTAIKMIPGVVETGLFIDMAEVVYFGMEDGSVSVREKQPR